TGCAGGAGCAGCTCTTCGCGAAGGACCTGCCGGTGGTACAGGAGTTGGTGCGCCGGGCCGAGGGACAAGAGCTGCGGACGGCGCAGCTCAAGGGCAGGCGCAATTACCTGTGCCTGCAGCGCTGGAGCGCATCGCGCTTCGCGCCGCCGGCGACGAAGGAGGAGGCCATACTGCAGGCGCGGCTCCTCGTCTGGCTGACGCGCACGCAGACGGGCGACCGCGCCGAACTGGGGCTGCATTCGAGCTTCGAGGGCGCCTGGTCGAAGCTGTCCGCGGAGGACACGGCCTGCCTCACGAACGGCTGCTCTTTCGCGCGCAGCGGCGCCTGCTTCCTGCTGCGGGCGCGGCGACGGGCCGAGGCCGCGCACATCCTGGTGGTGAACCACGCCCTGCTGCTGACCGACATAGCGACGGGCGGCCACGTCCTGCCGGCGTATTCACGCCTGGTGGTCGACGAGGCGCACAACCTGGAGGACGAGGCGACGAGCCGCCTCGCCTTCCGGGCGTCCGAGGGTGATGTCGCTGCCTTCCTCGACCGCATCGGCCGGCGCGCCGGCGACCGCGGCAGCCTCGTGCACTCGCTGCAGGAAGCGGCGCGCGGCTCGGGCGAGGTGCTCGGGCCGGGCGCCTATATCGCGGGTGTCGGCTCGGCGCTGCTGGACGCCGCCGGCAGGGCCCGGCAGCGGCTGTCGACGCCTTTCCGTCTTCTCAACCGGGTCCTGCGCGAGCACGGCGCCAGCGACCGCGAAACCGAGGAACGCCTGCTCATCACGCGCGCGACCCGCGTTCAGCCCCTGTGGTCGGATGTCCAGATCGCGGCCGAGGACCTGCATGCGGCCCTGCGACAACTGGCCGGCCTGCTGGCGGACGTACACGGGCTCCTGGAGAGCGCCGGCTACGGCCTCATGGACCAGGAGGGCCTGACGGCCGAGGTCGCCGGGCTATGGCAGGAGGCGTCTTCGCTGATGGAAGGACTTGGGGCGGCGCTCCTGAGCGAGGACGCAAGCCTCATCTGCTGGCTGGAGCGCGAGAGGGGGACCGGCGAAGTCGCTGTCTGCACCGCACCGCTCCAGGTCTCGGAGATCCTGAGGCGGGAGCTCTTCGAGAGAAAGGACAGCGTGGTCCTCACCAGCGCGACTTTGAGCGCCGAAGGTTCGTTCGCCTACCTCCGCGAGCGTGTGGGGCTGGACGAGGCGGAGGAGCTGCTGCTCGGGTCGCCGTTCGACTATCCCGAGTCGACGCTCATCGTGCTGCCGCGCGACTTGCCCGAGCCCAACGACCGCGAATATGCGCTGGAGACGGCGGAGCTGCTGGTCGAGGCCTGCCGGGCGAGCGGCGGCCGCGCCCTGCTGCTCTTCACCTCCTACGGGTCTCTCATGGCGGCGTACGAGCAGATCAAGGCGCCTTTGGAGAGCGAGGGCATCCTCGTGCTGGCCCACGGCGTCGACGGCTCGCCGCGGCAACTCCTCGCGGCGCTGCGCGAGAACAACCGCACCGTGCTCCTCGGGACGGCGTCGTTCTGGGAGGGCGTGGACGTGGCTGGCGAAGCCCTGTCGCTGCTGGTGATCGCGCGGCTGCCCTTCGCCGTGCCCACGGACCCCATCTACCAGGCGCGCTCGGCCCTGTATGACGAGCCTTTCGACCAGTACGCGCTGCCGCAGGCCGTCCTTCGCTTCCGCCAGGGATTCGGCCGTCTAATCCGTTCCCGGACCGACCGCGGCGTGCTGCTGGTCCTGGATACGCGCATCCGCAGCCGGAAGTACGGCGAGGCCTTTCTCCGCTCGCTGCCGCGCTGCACTGTCCGCGACCTCGCCGCGCGCGAGGTGCCGGGAGCAATCGAGGCCTGGCTGTCGCGGCCGCCCGCCGTGGCGGCAGCAGGCCGGGTCGAGCCGGCGCAAGCGAGTTGACGCAGCCTCAGCCTCTGTTCCGCGCCGGTGAGATAGCCGAGACCGCGCGCCTCGCGCTCTCTGCGGCAGGCAGGGACATCGTCGTGGGGATGACCTGGCTCGAGGGGGCGCTTGGACCGGAGTGGACGTTGGATGACCTCCTTGCGCACGTCCAGGCGGGCGATGCCACTCTGGTTAGCAAGCGATCGGGAGAGGCGGTAGGCCTCGTGGTGGTCCTTGCGCACGAACCGGAGCGAGGCGCGGCCTGCCTGCCGTTTGCCGGCATTGACCCGGCGGAGCGCTTCCGCGGCCTCGGCGGGGAGGCGGTCCTGGCGCTGGAGCGCCGGATCGAGGAGCGATGGGGGACACGGCGCTTCCTGGCGCCCGTGCCGGAAGGGCGCGGCCTGGCGGTGTACTTCTGGTTGCGCCTGGGCTACGGGCCCCTCACACGTAAGGACGCTCCCTGGGCGCCTGTGGGGCTCAACGGCAAGCCGGCGCCCGGGCTATGGATGGCGCGAGACGCTCAGGTCCGCGGGGGCAGTGCCCGGGGCGTGTGAGGGGCGAGCGCCGCCCTGCGCCCGGACTGCCACGTTGCGCATGAGGTCGCGCGAAGAGCTCAGGCGCGGCGCCGGCGGCGGCGCCGGCGCTGGGTATCGGGCTCCTCCGCGGCGGCGCGGGCGCGCGCGGCCAGGGCACGGCGTTCGCGCTCTTCTTCCTCCTCGCGCTCCTTGCGTTTCTCCTGACGGTAGCGGGCTATGGCCCGCGTCGTGAGGTGCGCGAGGCTGAAAGCGACGGCCATGAGGGACGCCAGGTAAACGATGTCGATCAGGCCGATGATGATGAGGATCGTGGCGAGGAACATGCCGAAGGAGAACCCGAAGAAGGTCGGGAAAGCGAAGAAGTCCCAGTCCGCCGGCTTGACGCCGGTCTTCGGCGGCTGGCGGCGGCGGCTCGACACCTCAGGCCTCGCGCCGGAGGGGCGCTTCGGCGCCGAACTCGCCCGCTTCCAGGCACTCGCGGCAGCCGAAGACCAGGTGGAGGCGCTCCTCGTGGATCCAGACCTCACCGCAGTCCTTGCCCGGGACGTCGATGCGCATCTGGAGGTGGAAGTCGCGGTGG
This is a stretch of genomic DNA from Dehalococcoidia bacterium. It encodes these proteins:
- a CDS encoding helicase C-terminal domain-containing protein, coding for MFELAAPAAGDFTTTTRYVALDTETTGRDPDADEVIEVGAVAFDLEGATETYQTFVRPYRLPDYQVERLTGIRAADLESAPRFASVAGELREFIGSSPLVGQNIAFDLAFLERGGVVPPGAAIDTFELAQLLLPGLSDYSLRGLAAHLGIEFPVRHRALADAEASRLVFLALRQRLAELPSWLLEQVGRLAAAGGWSLAAVIADVLAAGGGAGDGRAGASAEELLAPAGEPPRPLQAIKGAAPASDTESLRLLSLAASLPEHFGAGFERRLEQEEMAAAVSRSLRERHHLVVEAGTGVGKSLAYLLPAALHAVRTGERVVVSTDTLGLQEQLFAKDLPVVQELVRRAEGQELRTAQLKGRRNYLCLQRWSASRFAPPATKEEAILQARLLVWLTRTQTGDRAELGLHSSFEGAWSKLSAEDTACLTNGCSFARSGACFLLRARRRAEAAHILVVNHALLLTDIATGGHVLPAYSRLVVDEAHNLEDEATSRLAFRASEGDVAAFLDRIGRRAGDRGSLVHSLQEAARGSGEVLGPGAYIAGVGSALLDAAGRARQRLSTPFRLLNRVLREHGASDRETEERLLITRATRVQPLWSDVQIAAEDLHAALRQLAGLLADVHGLLESAGYGLMDQEGLTAEVAGLWQEASSLMEGLGAALLSEDASLICWLERERGTGEVAVCTAPLQVSEILRRELFERKDSVVLTSATLSAEGSFAYLRERVGLDEAEELLLGSPFDYPESTLIVLPRDLPEPNDREYALETAELLVEACRASGGRALLLFTSYGSLMAAYEQIKAPLESEGILVLAHGVDGSPRQLLAALRENNRTVLLGTASFWEGVDVAGEALSLLVIARLPFAVPTDPIYQARSALYDEPFDQYALPQAVLRFRQGFGRLIRSRTDRGVLLVLDTRIRSRKYGEAFLRSLPRCTVRDLAAREVPGAIEAWLSRPPAVAAAGRVEPAQAS